In Phycisphaerales bacterium, the sequence AAGCCCTGACCAGTGACGCGTCTTGGGTTCACGCACCGAAGGCGGGATCGGTGGCGTAGGCCAACCCGGTTGCGGTGAGCGCGGCCGTGGTCGTGGTGAACGCGCCCAGTGTAGAGTCGCGCCGGGTGAGTTGCGCGAAGGCGAAGGCCGAGATGTCGCCGCTCGCGGTGCCGGTAGTGCTCCCCGTGACGAGCAGGGAGAATCGGCGGAAGGCCGGACCCGACGAGACCTTGTTGAGCACATCGGTGATGGTGTTGATCGCGAGATCGACCCGCGCCTCGGCCTCGAGCGCGCCCGAAGCAACGGCGATCGACGTGCCATCGGAAAAGAGGGCCGTGACAGAGTACGTGGAGCTCGATCCGATGCGGGCGAAGGGGCTGAAGAGCGAGAGCGTCAGGACCTGCTGGTTGAGGTCGTGCGTGGGGTCGAGGAAGGCGTCGGTGAAATAGGCCGTGGACGTCGGGGCCGCGTTCGAGAACATCGTGGAGAGGCCGTCGCGGGGCGTGGTCGTCGCCTGGCCGCGATTGGTCTCGTCGACGCTGGTGTACTGCACGCTGACGCGGCTTCCGCTCGAGACCTCGTAGGTGATGCTGAAGGTCTCGCCATCGGTCAGGCCGAGGGCGGCGGCGTCGATGACGAAGTCGGTCCGGTTGTTGGCGGCGGTGATCGCGAACTGTTGGATCGGCGCGTCGCCGGTGAGTCGGCTGCTGCGCCAGAACTTCAGACGCACGATCGCGCCGGCGTTTGAAGGATTAAACACGCTGACGGTCGAGGTGAATCCGCTGAGCACTTCCGCGCCGGAGATAACACCCTTGGACGCCCCGCCGGCATGCGTGCCGAGGACGGCCCAGGCGGGCGTGGACGCGGTCCCCGTCACGCCCACGGCGGGCAGATCAAAGTCGGAGAGTGCCGCGACGATGGGCTTGGTCGAAGAGACGCGCGCGCTGTACACGCCGTCGGCGAGGCCCAGACTGAAGACCTCGATTCCGCCGCGACGGTACGCGTCGAGGGTGAACGTGAAGGTCTGTGGCGAGGCGCCCTGGGTGTAGAACGTCACGGTGATCGTCGCGCTCTCGTCGGTGAGGCTCTGCCAGAGGAGGAACTCGCGGCTCTGGCTGTTGCGTTCGATACGCGAGAAGTCCCACGTGCGGAGTTCGGTCGCGGTCGCCGTCGTCGTGTCGAAGAACGACTCGCTCGTCTCGGCGCCGAAATCGCGCCGGTGGGCCGTCGCGACGACGGGTTGGGGCGTCGTCACCGTCGTGGGGACGGAGGTCTGGAGGACAAGGGAGTAGGGCGTGTTGGCGCGGACGAGGCGTCCGGTCGCCTGGCCCGCGACGGAGATGGGGAGCGTGAGGGTGGAGTTCGCGGGGATCGTGCCCGTACTGATGATCGAGTCGCGGACGCCGTCCTCATAGTGGGCGATGAGTTGGTACGTCGCCTCTTCGGCATTGGGGTTGAACAACTCGACGGTCTCGGTCGAGGTCGCGGTGGCGTTCCCCTCGGGGAAGACCATCTCTCGCGTGAAGAAGCCGTTGGTGCCCGCCGGCTTGATGAGTTCGGCATTGATGACGTAGACCA encodes:
- a CDS encoding peptidylprolyl isomerase; this encodes MTDRSTTVDHAPTLLLEALEPRLALSGTPLPDVSMLETATNPVIRFETTYGDVDFELYTDDAPITVANFLTYVNTGRLDETFFHRMISQTGQIGILQGGGFLYDNLAGVTQPTADAPIVLETTNRSNIERTIAMARTNDPNSATSQFFINTTDNSSALDPTGPNTGYAVFGSVIQGWDVIQQIFALDIINAQTEDPAWAGSLSSVFTTLPVTEQYSQSSGIRESSLVYVINAELIKPAGTNGFFTREMVFPEGNATATSTETVELFNPNAEEATYQLIAHYEDGVRDSIISTGTIPANSTLTLPISVAGQATGRLVRANTPYSLVLQTSVPTTVTTPQPVVATAHRRDFGAETSESFFDTTTATATELRTWDFSRIERNSQSREFLLWQSLTDESATITVTFYTQGASPQTFTFTLDAYRRGGIEVFSLGLADGVYSARVSSTKPIVAALSDFDLPAVGVTGTASTPAWAVLGTHAGGASKGVISGAEVLSGFTSTVSVFNPSNAGAIVRLKFWRSSRLTGDAPIQQFAITAANNRTDFVIDAAALGLTDGETFSITYEVSSGSRVSVQYTSVDETNRGQATTTPRDGLSTMFSNAAPTSTAYFTDAFLDPTHDLNQQVLTLSLFSPFARIGSSSTYSVTALFSDGTSIAVASGALEAEARVDLAINTITDVLNKVSSGPAFRRFSLLVTGSTTGTASGDISAFAFAQLTRRDSTLGAFTTTTAALTATGLAYATDPAFGA